A window of the Bacillota bacterium genome harbors these coding sequences:
- a CDS encoding hydroxyacid dehydrogenase, with the protein MKIVLLEPLGISEKKLSALVRPFLDAGHAFVAMPESSEKADWLREAKDADVVVIGNKPLPGEFISQCEKLKFISVAFTGFDHIDIEQCRKQGIAVSNASGYANTAVAETTIGLMISTMRRFKETEERCRTGGTKDGLVGPLLAGKTVGVIGTGAIGSAVIKLLNAFGCRVLGYSPSEKSPEEVRRVGYEKVSLEQLLAESDVVTLHCPLNDSTRGMIGANELASMKDGAYLFNLARGPVVDSQALAVALNSGKLAGAGVDVYEIEPPLPVDHPLLKAKNIVTLPHIAWYSHQSLELRAEIAFDNVREWMAGCQQNKVI; encoded by the coding sequence ATGAAAATCGTATTACTAGAACCATTAGGAATTTCAGAAAAGAAGCTTTCAGCGCTTGTCCGTCCTTTCTTGGATGCAGGCCATGCTTTTGTTGCTATGCCGGAGAGCAGTGAAAAAGCTGATTGGCTCCGTGAAGCCAAAGATGCGGATGTCGTGGTTATCGGCAATAAACCTCTGCCGGGTGAGTTTATTTCCCAATGCGAAAAGCTCAAATTCATTTCGGTGGCGTTTACCGGATTTGATCACATCGATATTGAGCAGTGCCGCAAACAGGGGATCGCAGTCTCCAATGCATCAGGTTATGCAAATACAGCTGTCGCGGAAACGACAATCGGACTGATGATCAGCACTATGCGCCGCTTCAAAGAAACTGAAGAACGCTGCCGCACCGGCGGTACTAAGGATGGATTGGTAGGTCCACTGCTGGCGGGAAAAACCGTGGGGGTAATCGGCACAGGTGCAATCGGTTCAGCAGTAATCAAACTGCTTAATGCCTTTGGCTGCCGTGTGCTGGGTTATTCACCTTCAGAGAAGTCCCCGGAGGAGGTTCGGAGAGTCGGCTATGAAAAGGTGTCACTGGAACAGCTCCTGGCTGAATCCGATGTGGTGACACTGCACTGCCCGCTTAATGACTCCACCCGCGGCATGATTGGAGCCAACGAGCTGGCAAGTATGAAGGATGGAGCTTACTTATTCAATTTGGCAAGGGGTCCGGTAGTGGACAGCCAAGCCTTGGCTGTCGCTTTAAACAGCGGCAAATTAGCCGGCGCAGGAGTTGACGTTTATGAAATCGAGCCTCCACTGCCAGTGGATCATCCGCTGCTCAAGGCTAAAAACATAGTAACACTGCCGCATATTGCCTGGTATTCTCACCAGTCACTAGAACTGCGGGCAGAGATTGCTTTTGATAATGTCCGGGAGTGGATGGCAGGCTGTCAGCAGAATAAAGTTATTTAA
- a CDS encoding sigma-70 family RNA polymerase sigma factor produces the protein MVDDTHLVLRALKGERDKYGELVEKYQKPLLGLAFSYVQNYQNAQDIVQDALIVGYRQLASLRQPHRFDAWIRQITINISKSHLRKQRRNQQQSDCSLLMLSADGDLSAVPEANVETKHRQNLIRKALAGLNPKHREVIVLHHILNYSAAEIAAILGVTANTVYVRLSRGRKALQRELINVFEDDLHMLGCEAHLYLQRLTEEIKKKLAAENPREQREAAGQLRLTAARANHSRLLADLAADNSKIRLEAAEIIGQTEEKRLIPPLLERLSLESEPNIQIRIIQSLVELEAVEAVPVLEELQRQTIHMDVHKQCGKAVRCLADVKDSKPRAVPITTADLRDAGLDQIMIQMLEETADPVTMISLLDGLGRLGTAKPLKKVCDLLLKVPYPQVRRQAAITLGQIGTSSAFIMESLLKAVLDQDWTVVDAAVKTLADLTPKEQTDVVIHALLDVFWDSLSKPFPVRFTLAAAVAKLADRELKWADELLPRVIQELENYPAKAEYQKFHASRVLCGLVADLIPPGFNDLNEKILNLLNTNKFVTIPPLLLALGYSKDAECIATISTYLSYEAPDRRYEEYGKQVRESAVRALMNIGEAGWPRLREALMDSGTSDHAKLSILDVWQKELSLQQIAELQGLDVRGNARFLNKWQLLLRKAEISSIP, from the coding sequence ATGGTAGATGACACACACCTGGTACTGCGAGCACTGAAAGGAGAGCGGGACAAGTACGGTGAACTGGTTGAAAAATACCAAAAACCCCTGCTTGGATTAGCTTTCTCTTATGTGCAGAATTATCAGAATGCGCAGGATATCGTGCAGGATGCTTTGATTGTAGGGTACCGGCAGCTGGCCAGCTTGCGTCAGCCCCATAGATTTGACGCTTGGATCCGCCAAATTACCATCAATATCTCTAAGTCGCATCTGCGCAAGCAGAGGAGAAATCAGCAGCAGAGCGACTGCTCTCTGTTAATGCTCTCAGCTGATGGAGATTTGTCGGCTGTGCCAGAAGCAAATGTAGAGACAAAGCACAGACAGAACCTGATCCGAAAAGCTTTAGCCGGACTCAACCCTAAGCACCGAGAAGTTATCGTCCTGCATCACATCCTGAACTACTCTGCCGCTGAAATTGCTGCCATCCTAGGTGTAACAGCAAATACTGTTTATGTGCGTCTCAGCCGTGGACGGAAGGCTCTCCAAAGGGAGTTGATCAATGTGTTTGAAGACGATCTGCATATGTTAGGATGCGAAGCCCATCTATATCTGCAGCGACTAACCGAAGAGATTAAGAAGAAACTTGCGGCTGAAAACCCGCGGGAGCAGAGGGAGGCAGCAGGGCAGTTACGGTTGACAGCAGCTAGGGCGAATCATTCCCGCTTGCTTGCTGATCTTGCTGCTGATAACAGCAAGATTCGGCTGGAAGCAGCGGAGATTATCGGTCAAACTGAGGAAAAGCGGCTGATACCACCATTGCTGGAGCGGTTATCCTTAGAAAGTGAGCCCAACATCCAGATTAGGATAATCCAGAGCTTAGTCGAGTTGGAGGCAGTTGAGGCTGTACCGGTGCTGGAAGAGCTGCAGCGGCAGACCATCCATATGGATGTCCACAAGCAGTGCGGCAAAGCGGTGCGCTGCTTGGCTGATGTAAAGGACAGCAAACCGAGAGCAGTTCCCATAACTACTGCCGATTTAAGAGATGCTGGGCTGGATCAAATTATGATTCAAATGCTGGAGGAAACCGCTGATCCAGTAACCATGATTTCTCTGCTGGATGGATTAGGTAGATTAGGAACTGCGAAACCATTAAAAAAAGTCTGCGATCTTTTATTGAAGGTACCCTATCCGCAAGTAAGGCGGCAGGCTGCCATCACCCTGGGGCAGATTGGAACCAGCAGTGCTTTCATTATGGAAAGTCTGCTTAAGGCAGTCTTGGACCAGGATTGGACAGTAGTTGACGCAGCGGTAAAAACTTTGGCAGACTTGACTCCGAAGGAGCAAACGGATGTGGTAATCCACGCTCTCCTAGATGTTTTTTGGGACTCGCTGTCTAAGCCTTTTCCTGTGCGCTTCACTTTAGCAGCTGCAGTTGCAAAACTCGCTGACAGAGAATTAAAATGGGCAGATGAGCTGCTTCCCAGAGTTATTCAGGAACTAGAAAACTATCCGGCTAAAGCTGAGTATCAAAAGTTTCACGCAAGCAGGGTTCTCTGCGGCTTAGTGGCGGACTTAATTCCACCTGGTTTTAACGACTTAAATGAAAAGATATTAAACCTGTTAAATACCAACAAGTTTGTCACCATCCCGCCGCTGCTTTTAGCTTTAGGCTACAGTAAGGACGCTGAATGTATCGCCACTATCAGCACTTACTTGTCCTATGAAGCACCTGACAGGCGGTATGAGGAGTATGGCAAGCAGGTGAGAGAATCGGCAGTTAGAGCCTTGATGAATATTGGGGAGGCTGGTTGGCCGAGATTACGGGAAGCTTTGATGGATTCCGGCACAAGCGATCATGCCAAACTGAGCATCTTAGATGTGTGGCAGAAAGAGTTAAGTTTGCAGCAGATTGCTGAATTACAAGGGCTGGATGTAAGGGGCAATGCCCGTTTCTTGAATAAATGGCAGCTGTTGCTGCGCAAGGCTGAAATAAGCTCGATACCATAG